One genomic region from Spirosoma sp. KCTC 42546 encodes:
- a CDS encoding FecR family protein, producing MTTYLRYKPEDFIQDDHFRHWVLSPDDEMEQFWTNFLTIYPDKKTDVTRARALLLAMDSLGDEPSLVQGQRMKTVIFDHIEGTETATPSVFKSVYRNVSTYWVSIAATIALVGMVWWFIASRGSNGLPPTYEKQIAQVRVPLVEKANQTKTSQRILLPDGSSVLLSPNAKVSYEKDFSGQQRKVYLSGQGYFEVVKNDSKPFFVFANNVVTQVVGTRFTVNSAQSAIGISVIVKSGKVKVFTLEQYQKPETQKAGETILLTANQQATYDPAQALLTKSIVAKPEILQKPEKFPGFNFNGAAINDVFSTLEHSYGVTIAYNKQTVENCNLTAQLGDEPLFKKLDIICRTIDATYEVWGTKIVVTGKGCSPE from the coding sequence GTGACTACCTATCTACGCTATAAACCGGAAGATTTTATCCAGGACGACCATTTTCGCCATTGGGTTCTCAGTCCCGATGACGAAATGGAACAGTTCTGGACAAATTTCCTGACCATTTACCCCGATAAAAAAACTGATGTTACCCGAGCTCGTGCGTTGCTATTGGCTATGGATTCGCTTGGAGACGAGCCAAGCCTTGTGCAGGGACAACGAATGAAGACCGTTATTTTCGACCACATCGAAGGGACTGAAACAGCTACCCCATCGGTATTTAAATCCGTCTACCGGAACGTATCAACCTATTGGGTATCGATTGCTGCGACAATCGCCCTGGTCGGAATGGTTTGGTGGTTTATCGCGAGCCGCGGATCGAACGGATTACCACCAACCTATGAAAAGCAAATAGCGCAGGTACGTGTTCCACTCGTGGAGAAAGCCAATCAAACAAAAACGTCTCAACGCATCCTGTTACCGGATGGGAGCAGCGTTCTGTTAAGTCCGAATGCTAAAGTGAGTTATGAAAAGGACTTTTCCGGCCAGCAGCGAAAAGTGTACCTATCCGGACAGGGCTATTTTGAAGTCGTGAAAAACGATTCAAAACCGTTCTTCGTCTTTGCCAATAACGTAGTTACCCAGGTAGTCGGGACGCGCTTCACGGTCAATAGCGCGCAAAGTGCCATTGGTATTAGTGTCATTGTCAAATCGGGAAAAGTAAAAGTATTTACCCTTGAGCAGTACCAAAAACCAGAAACTCAAAAAGCAGGGGAAACGATCTTGCTCACCGCGAATCAGCAAGCGACCTATGATCCAGCACAGGCCTTACTGACCAAGAGTATTGTTGCTAAGCCGGAAATTTTACAAAAACCCGAGAAATTTCCTGGTTTCAATTTCAACGGTGCCGCCATCAACGATGTCTTTTCCACACTGGAACACTCGTATGGGGTCACGATTGCCTATAACAAACAGACAGTTGAAAACTGTAATCTAACGGCTCAACTAGGCGATGAGCCCTTATTTAAAAAATTAGATATTATCTGTCGGACGATTGATGCGACTTACGAAGTGTGGGGAACAAAAATTGTCGTGACCGGAAAAGGCTGTTCACCTGAATAA
- a CDS encoding histidine kinase — MFTPFCHRFILLLVALICPGFLYAQSQTIDSLQKLLPTLQATARIDAINALSEAFWSLRNLDSSKALAFRAAEESTACNYQLGLGEALTNLATIDYEIGNFVEMEKRSRIAISLFTKKHAEKRLARACSLLGQAIWAQSKFDPAIEVFNQAAFYFGQYKDSTALGRTFGRMALLEEERGNYELAFQYSLKALKFSQNEAYFSLGQLYADVGDYETARDYYGKINQRLKLGTYLKLGETYYLQAKYDSALYYYQLHIKESRDLPKKTLTKTYALLGGLYLKLKNYKTALSYLNISLTDFKIDNNRNWVMRVLLELGKTYKETGEVNKSISTINELLTYAEESGAKQYMRDAHYLLFQLFEDLNQENRAYLHLKRYTTLNNEIGIDLSVRKLAFYKTSYEREQAQLKITLLNQQKQLQQEELKQTAQQRQFLFIGLLAIALIGIVLIRNTLLKRREEKHLRELAETELRIQKLETKKQLGELEMQVLRTQMNPHFLFNSLNSINRFILQNNKSQASLYLTKFSRLVRMILQNSQNKLITLEQELESLKLYLSLESLRFDDHFSYTITIEEELDAEALKVPPLIIQPYVENAVWHGLMHKEEKGQMNIDVSSDKGFIYIKILDNGIGRQKSTTLQESIDETHKPMGLGITSERIALLQESVSKDSVVVINDLIDSNGTPCGTEVILQLPELYD; from the coding sequence ATGTTTACACCGTTCTGCCATCGATTTATCCTGCTTTTGGTGGCATTAATCTGCCCAGGGTTTCTGTATGCCCAATCCCAAACAATCGATAGTTTACAAAAGCTATTACCCACTCTCCAGGCAACAGCTCGAATTGATGCGATTAATGCGCTAAGTGAAGCGTTCTGGAGTTTGCGAAACCTTGATTCTTCTAAAGCACTCGCCTTCAGGGCTGCTGAAGAGTCAACAGCTTGCAACTATCAATTAGGACTTGGTGAGGCATTAACTAACTTGGCTACCATCGATTACGAAATTGGAAATTTTGTTGAAATGGAGAAAAGAAGCCGTATTGCCATTTCTCTTTTTACAAAAAAACATGCAGAAAAACGACTGGCTAGGGCCTGTTCTCTGTTAGGACAGGCAATTTGGGCGCAAAGCAAATTTGACCCAGCAATCGAAGTCTTTAATCAGGCAGCCTTCTATTTTGGCCAATATAAAGACTCAACTGCTCTAGGCAGAACATTTGGCCGGATGGCTTTATTAGAAGAAGAACGAGGGAATTACGAATTAGCGTTTCAATACAGCTTAAAGGCCCTGAAATTTAGCCAAAATGAAGCTTATTTTTCTTTAGGGCAGCTATATGCTGATGTAGGTGATTATGAAACTGCCCGAGATTATTATGGAAAAATCAACCAACGACTTAAGCTAGGCACCTACCTTAAACTTGGTGAAACTTATTACCTACAAGCGAAGTATGATTCAGCTCTTTATTACTACCAATTACACATAAAAGAGAGCCGTGATTTACCAAAAAAAACATTGACCAAAACTTACGCGCTTCTAGGTGGATTATACCTGAAATTAAAAAATTACAAGACAGCTCTATCGTACCTAAACATTTCACTTACTGATTTTAAAATTGACAATAATCGCAATTGGGTTATGCGTGTATTGCTTGAATTGGGCAAAACCTATAAGGAGACAGGTGAGGTAAACAAATCAATTTCTACAATAAATGAGCTGCTGACGTACGCTGAGGAGTCAGGTGCCAAACAGTATATGCGGGATGCCCATTACTTATTGTTCCAGTTATTTGAGGACTTAAACCAAGAGAATCGCGCTTATTTACACCTTAAACGCTATACAACGCTCAACAATGAGATCGGGATTGATTTGTCAGTCCGAAAACTAGCCTTTTATAAAACTTCCTACGAGCGGGAGCAGGCACAACTAAAAATTACCCTGTTAAACCAGCAAAAGCAATTGCAACAGGAGGAATTGAAACAGACGGCTCAGCAACGCCAATTTCTGTTCATTGGCCTACTGGCGATCGCTCTCATTGGGATTGTGTTGATCCGAAATACGCTATTGAAAAGACGCGAGGAGAAGCACCTCAGAGAACTGGCGGAAACGGAACTCCGAATACAAAAGCTCGAGACAAAAAAGCAATTGGGCGAACTGGAAATGCAGGTTCTTCGAACGCAAATGAATCCACATTTTCTATTCAATTCACTGAATTCAATCAACCGATTCATTCTGCAAAATAATAAATCCCAAGCTTCGCTATACCTGACTAAGTTTTCGAGACTTGTACGGATGATCCTGCAAAATTCGCAGAATAAACTCATCACGTTGGAGCAGGAACTGGAATCGTTAAAGCTGTATTTGAGCCTGGAATCTCTCCGTTTTGACGACCATTTTTCATATACCATCACAATTGAGGAAGAGCTCGATGCTGAGGCACTTAAAGTGCCTCCCTTAATTATCCAGCCATATGTGGAAAATGCCGTCTGGCATGGATTAATGCATAAGGAAGAAAAAGGCCAAATGAATATAGACGTATCTAGCGATAAGGGGTTTATCTATATCAAAATTTTGGATAACGGCATTGGTCGTCAAAAGTCAACTACCTTACAGGAGAGTATAGATGAGACCCATAAGCCAATGGGGCTGGGCATTACTTCGGAACGAATTGCCCTGTTACAGGAGTCAGTGTCAAAAGACTCTGTTGTGGTCATCAATGACCTTATTGACTCGAATGGTACTCCATGTGGTACAGAGGTTATCCTTCAATTACCCGAGCTGTATGATTAA
- a CDS encoding RagB/SusD family nutrient uptake outer membrane protein — protein sequence MKNKLFIVLTVLLGACTGDFLEIKPKGQTFYDALTTKQGVNLLLTGAYADIDGVNGTVGDGWASAVTNWVFGGVSSDDAYKGSNAGDQNAINAVEGFFADAQNLYVSQHWTPLYDGVVRCNDVLKALKAATDMSDTEKKQAEGQARFLRAHYYFELTKVHGKVPYIDENTTNPTVVPNDHILWPEMEADFKMAADALPARWSDKGRATKWAAKTYLARIYMFQEKFQLAKDLLQDVYSNGGYSLMPSYEQNYLIKTINNAESIFEIQYAVNDGFPNSPNAGLGESICGPHFIGSSGFYLPTHSLVSAYRVDANGLPLLDDTYSADDILPFATNGSSVLYKGPVDPRLDHTVGRPGVPFLDWGIHQGLSWVRDPSNAGPYNNKKNMFLKSEQGALSNTTGVRVFPNANNYRVFKLSNVIIWLAECEAEVGSLQNATTLVNLIRNRAKNSNVVRFADGTPAANYKVEPYPTTFPTKEYALQAIRYESRLEFAMEGIRFFELVRWGIVGPVMNNYLAVEGTVLPYNKGKVFNVGQHEIWPIPQRQIDISVKEGKSVLTQNPGY from the coding sequence ATGAAAAATAAGTTATTTATAGTCCTGACAGTACTGCTTGGGGCCTGCACGGGGGATTTTTTAGAGATTAAACCCAAAGGCCAGACATTTTATGACGCACTCACAACCAAACAGGGAGTGAATCTGCTACTGACAGGGGCCTATGCCGATATCGACGGTGTTAACGGAACCGTCGGGGATGGTTGGGCCAGCGCAGTGACCAATTGGGTATTTGGTGGCGTTTCGTCCGACGATGCGTATAAAGGTTCGAATGCTGGGGATCAAAATGCAATTAATGCCGTCGAAGGTTTTTTTGCCGACGCCCAGAATCTGTACGTATCCCAGCACTGGACGCCCTTATACGATGGTGTTGTGCGCTGCAATGACGTACTAAAGGCACTTAAGGCAGCTACCGATATGTCCGATACTGAGAAAAAGCAGGCCGAAGGCCAGGCCAGGTTCCTGCGGGCTCATTATTATTTTGAGCTCACTAAAGTGCATGGGAAAGTCCCCTATATCGATGAAAATACCACAAACCCGACTGTCGTACCGAACGATCATATCCTATGGCCGGAAATGGAAGCCGACTTCAAGATGGCGGCTGATGCATTACCAGCTCGTTGGTCTGATAAAGGGCGGGCCACCAAATGGGCGGCTAAGACTTATCTGGCCAGGATTTATATGTTTCAGGAAAAATTTCAATTAGCCAAAGATCTGCTCCAGGACGTGTACAGCAATGGCGGTTATAGTCTAATGCCGAGCTATGAGCAGAATTACCTGATCAAAACCATCAATAATGCAGAGTCCATTTTTGAAATTCAATACGCTGTCAATGATGGATTTCCTAACTCACCAAACGCTGGGCTTGGCGAGTCGATCTGTGGGCCGCATTTCATTGGGTCCAGCGGTTTTTACCTGCCCACCCACAGTTTGGTCAGCGCGTATCGGGTCGATGCCAATGGGCTTCCTTTACTGGACGATACGTATTCGGCGGATGACATCCTGCCCTTTGCCACTAACGGATCATCCGTACTGTACAAAGGACCGGTTGATCCTCGGCTAGATCATACGGTGGGTCGACCCGGCGTACCCTTTCTGGATTGGGGCATTCACCAAGGACTCTCCTGGGTCCGCGATCCAAGTAATGCCGGCCCATATAATAACAAGAAGAACATGTTCCTAAAGTCGGAACAGGGCGCTTTATCCAATACGACCGGGGTGCGGGTATTTCCCAATGCCAATAACTACCGGGTATTCAAACTGAGTAACGTCATTATTTGGCTCGCCGAATGCGAAGCAGAGGTCGGTTCGTTGCAGAACGCTACGACGCTGGTCAACCTGATCCGAAACCGGGCTAAAAACTCCAATGTAGTTCGGTTTGCGGACGGTACGCCAGCGGCCAATTATAAAGTCGAGCCCTATCCCACGACGTTTCCTACCAAAGAGTATGCTCTCCAGGCGATTCGGTATGAAAGTCGGCTTGAATTTGCGATGGAAGGCATTCGCTTCTTTGAACTCGTGCGTTGGGGTATCGTTGGTCCGGTCATGAACAATTACCTCGCTGTAGAGGGTACGGTCTTACCCTACAATAAGGGGAAAGTCTTCAATGTGGGTCAGCACGAAATCTGGCCCATTCCTCAGCGTCAAATCGACATTTCGGTGAAAGAGGGCAAGTCGGTTTTGACCCAAAATCCAGGCTATTAA
- a CDS encoding LytTR family DNA-binding domain-containing protein translates to MIKAILIDDEAHCLDTLSILLADHCPEVTILQTCRSAKTAIEAIEQAKPDVIFLDIQMPGTTGFQLLEQLGQVSFAVIFTTSYDQYAIKAIHLSALDYLLKPVDPAELIVAVDKVKRQKAIPSPEHFELLFDRLHNKLSGFRNIAIPTLEGFEFIPVDQLIFCEADDNYTYLILKDKRKVIASRTLKAIEEQLREFPYFVRVHHSYIVNINEVTKYVRGEGGYLIMSDSSVVNVSRSRKEALLKLF, encoded by the coding sequence ATGATTAAAGCCATCCTGATCGATGACGAGGCCCATTGCCTGGATACGCTTAGTATCCTGCTGGCAGATCACTGCCCAGAGGTAACCATACTTCAGACCTGCCGATCCGCCAAAACGGCCATTGAGGCTATTGAACAAGCAAAACCCGATGTAATTTTTTTAGATATTCAAATGCCGGGCACCACCGGGTTTCAACTACTGGAGCAATTGGGCCAGGTGTCATTTGCCGTTATTTTTACGACGAGCTATGATCAATATGCGATTAAGGCCATCCATCTTAGTGCACTCGACTATCTACTAAAACCTGTTGACCCTGCTGAATTGATAGTGGCAGTTGACAAGGTAAAACGACAAAAGGCTATACCTTCTCCGGAGCATTTTGAATTGCTTTTTGACCGACTTCATAACAAGCTGAGCGGCTTTCGGAATATTGCCATTCCTACACTGGAAGGGTTTGAATTTATTCCCGTTGACCAACTTATTTTCTGTGAAGCCGATGATAATTACACATATCTTATCCTGAAAGATAAACGGAAAGTTATTGCCTCACGCACGCTGAAAGCTATAGAAGAGCAACTACGGGAATTCCCCTATTTTGTCCGTGTTCACCATTCCTACATTGTCAATATAAATGAAGTGACCAAATATGTTCGTGGTGAAGGAGGGTATTTAATTATGAGTGATAGTTCGGTTGTTAATGTTTCCCGTAGCCGCAAGGAAGCGCTGCTCAAGTTGTTTTGA
- a CDS encoding TonB-dependent receptor, with product MQLFYNSLPLLTKVMKVTGTHVLLILIFTNFSVARPSFAQELLNRPVSMNIKNKELGLVLDHISKEARIRFTYVPKLIAMDQRVSLVANKEKLSTVLDRILKPLNINYEIDGEFIVLKREPGHSNRTGENDAAGLSKAVTLADVAITGTVADEKGELLPGVSVVLKGTQRGTTTNADGAFSFNVPDNKGVLVFSFVGYIAQEIEIGNKTTFTVRLVAESKSLSEVVVVGYGVQKKETLTGAVSAVSEKELRAVPTGDAAARLQGRVAGVTVVTNNEPGGNSIVRVRGIGSINNNDPLYIVDGVPTNTGLSGINPNDVESMTVLKDASAAAIYGSRGANGVIVVTTKRGKKGTLKLSFDARYGAQQAANHLDMMNTQELGELLWQRKRNNGLTVGGPGWADAQFGNGATPVIPDYIIPAGASASQVNESTYTYPTPYNGITKANKEGTNWFKEVTAVAPIQEYNLSVSGGGEKSNFAVSAGYLNQKGIIDYTGFNRYSLRANSDFTVTKWLKIGQTIGATVSDRLGYINTGTSNAGSAVAYAIRQNPLIPVYDIRGNFAGTKASGTGNGVNPVALLSRAKDNLNRQMRLMGSVYAQIDFTPNLWFKSLIGIDYNTTRAKIRTLADPEWTQTTNNNVLTESQQDIFQYNWTNTLNFNKTFRNAHTVNVLAGVEAIRNNNQIFTATRSTYPFTDLDYMVLDAGQKDVSNTGTFDEWALFSYFVRVNYDYKGKYLFEATTRRDASSRFAAANRWGTFPAFSAGWRIVEEPFLKNVSWLSDLKVRAGWGQNGNDNVGNYNAYTTYRAAGAESYYNISGTSSTKSDAGLHIYSLGNPAGQWESSTTTNLGLDVVLLNNKFEANIDIYNRRTTNMLYPDSRPDTWGAVVLPSINVGEMRNNGIDVILSYRNRIGKDLNFNIGANLSHYKNTVVRLNGNPSEIRYGNTLQNDVYTATTAGQPISSFYGYIMDGIFNTQEEVSQAPKYNPDINGRDTYSRPGVFKFRDINGDGKITTADRTFIGSPHPTLTYGLNLALNYKNWDMTMFFQGVTGNKVVNYFNRELLFTRNEGNYLKRRLYESWTPERYANGEKITLPITLTDDANMQKPSTFFVESGAYLRMKDFQIGYTIPAELTKKLHVDRLRAYFQSTNLFTITKYSGLNPEITEPNDGNKGVDTTVYPTPQIFMLGLNLNF from the coding sequence ATGCAATTATTTTATAATTCCTTACCCTTATTGACCAAAGTTATGAAGGTCACAGGCACCCACGTCTTGCTGATTTTGATCTTTACCAACTTCAGCGTCGCTCGCCCCAGCTTTGCTCAGGAATTGTTGAACCGTCCTGTGTCAATGAACATAAAAAACAAGGAATTAGGCCTTGTGCTGGATCACATCTCGAAAGAAGCCAGGATCCGCTTTACCTATGTTCCTAAACTTATCGCCATGGATCAGCGAGTCTCGTTGGTAGCCAACAAAGAAAAGCTGTCTACCGTTTTAGATCGGATTCTCAAACCGCTCAATATCAATTATGAGATCGATGGTGAATTTATTGTGCTCAAACGAGAACCCGGTCATAGCAATCGAACGGGTGAGAATGATGCCGCTGGTTTATCGAAAGCAGTAACCCTGGCCGATGTGGCTATAACGGGTACCGTCGCCGATGAAAAGGGTGAGCTACTTCCAGGAGTAAGTGTTGTCCTAAAAGGTACGCAGCGAGGCACAACCACGAATGCTGACGGGGCCTTTTCGTTTAATGTGCCCGATAATAAAGGTGTCCTGGTTTTTAGCTTTGTCGGTTATATCGCGCAGGAGATTGAAATTGGCAATAAAACCACATTCACAGTCCGCCTGGTTGCCGAAAGTAAATCCTTAAGCGAAGTCGTGGTCGTCGGCTACGGTGTACAGAAAAAGGAGACTTTAACCGGCGCTGTATCCGCCGTTAGTGAAAAAGAGCTACGTGCCGTACCAACCGGCGATGCAGCGGCCCGGCTACAGGGACGCGTGGCGGGCGTGACGGTGGTTACCAATAACGAACCAGGGGGTAATTCCATCGTTCGGGTGCGGGGTATCGGATCGATCAACAACAATGACCCCCTATATATCGTCGATGGGGTGCCGACCAATACTGGGCTATCAGGCATCAATCCCAATGATGTGGAGTCGATGACCGTCCTTAAGGATGCTTCAGCCGCAGCGATTTACGGATCGAGAGGGGCAAATGGCGTTATTGTGGTAACCACCAAACGTGGTAAGAAGGGTACCTTAAAGTTGAGCTTCGACGCCCGCTACGGAGCCCAGCAGGCAGCCAATCACCTTGATATGATGAACACTCAGGAATTAGGTGAGCTTCTCTGGCAGCGGAAACGCAACAACGGATTAACCGTGGGCGGGCCCGGTTGGGCGGATGCCCAATTTGGCAATGGTGCAACGCCCGTTATTCCCGATTACATTATACCAGCGGGGGCTTCGGCCAGCCAGGTGAATGAAAGCACCTATACGTATCCAACACCTTACAATGGGATAACCAAAGCCAATAAAGAAGGCACCAACTGGTTCAAGGAAGTTACCGCCGTAGCACCTATTCAGGAGTATAATTTATCCGTTTCAGGTGGGGGTGAAAAAAGTAATTTTGCCGTTTCTGCGGGTTATTTGAATCAAAAAGGAATAATTGATTATACCGGCTTTAATCGATATTCACTCCGGGCTAATTCAGATTTCACCGTAACCAAGTGGCTTAAAATCGGCCAGACCATTGGCGCGACGGTCTCTGACCGATTAGGCTATATTAATACCGGTACCAGTAATGCTGGTTCAGCCGTTGCGTATGCCATTCGCCAGAATCCCTTGATACCCGTTTATGATATCCGGGGGAATTTTGCCGGAACAAAAGCCTCCGGAACGGGCAATGGTGTGAATCCGGTAGCGCTGCTGTCACGAGCCAAAGACAATCTGAACCGGCAAATGCGGCTTATGGGTAGTGTGTACGCGCAGATTGATTTTACCCCCAATCTTTGGTTCAAAAGCTTAATCGGTATCGATTACAACACGACCCGGGCAAAGATTCGAACGCTGGCCGATCCCGAATGGACCCAGACAACCAATAATAACGTATTGACCGAATCGCAGCAGGATATCTTCCAGTATAACTGGACCAACACGCTAAACTTCAACAAAACATTTCGGAATGCACATACCGTCAATGTATTAGCTGGGGTTGAAGCCATCCGAAACAATAATCAGATCTTTACCGCCACCCGGTCGACCTATCCCTTTACCGATCTGGATTACATGGTACTGGACGCGGGTCAAAAGGATGTTTCCAATACAGGGACCTTTGATGAGTGGGCGCTTTTCTCCTATTTCGTCCGGGTTAATTACGACTACAAAGGAAAATACCTGTTTGAAGCGACAACCCGTCGGGATGCCTCCTCCCGGTTTGCAGCAGCGAATCGATGGGGAACTTTCCCGGCCTTTTCGGCAGGTTGGCGTATTGTCGAAGAGCCTTTTTTAAAGAATGTAAGCTGGCTGAGTGACCTGAAAGTCCGGGCGGGCTGGGGCCAGAATGGGAACGACAATGTCGGAAATTATAATGCGTATACGACCTACCGTGCGGCCGGTGCCGAATCCTACTACAATATTTCTGGAACCAGCAGCACCAAGTCCGATGCGGGTCTGCACATCTATTCGCTAGGTAATCCGGCGGGACAATGGGAGTCATCAACGACGACAAACCTCGGTTTAGATGTGGTTCTGCTGAACAACAAGTTTGAAGCCAACATTGACATTTACAACCGTCGGACCACGAACATGCTCTACCCAGATTCCCGGCCCGATACCTGGGGGGCGGTGGTGTTACCTTCCATCAATGTCGGTGAAATGCGCAACAACGGGATCGATGTGATTTTAAGCTATCGAAATCGAATCGGAAAAGACCTGAATTTTAACATCGGGGCTAACCTGTCCCATTATAAAAACACGGTTGTTCGGTTGAATGGCAATCCCAGTGAAATTCGGTACGGCAACACCTTACAGAATGACGTATATACAGCTACGACAGCGGGGCAACCCATCTCTTCCTTTTATGGCTATATCATGGATGGCATCTTTAATACGCAGGAAGAAGTTAGTCAGGCGCCCAAGTACAATCCGGATATCAATGGGCGGGATACCTACAGTCGACCCGGTGTATTCAAGTTCCGGGATATCAACGGGGATGGGAAAATTACCACGGCCGACCGGACCTTTATTGGTTCACCCCATCCGACACTTACCTACGGTTTGAATCTGGCACTTAATTACAAGAACTGGGACATGACGATGTTTTTTCAGGGAGTCACTGGCAATAAGGTGGTTAATTATTTCAATCGGGAACTGTTATTTACCCGTAATGAAGGCAACTACCTGAAGCGTCGTTTGTATGAGTCCTGGACGCCGGAGCGCTACGCCAACGGAGAGAAAATTACGTTACCCATTACGCTGACCGATGATGCAAACATGCAAAAACCCTCGACGTTCTTCGTCGAAAGTGGTGCTTATCTACGCATGAAGGATTTTCAGATTGGCTATACGATCCCCGCTGAACTGACTAAAAAGCTGCACGTTGATCGGCTCAGAGCTTACTTCCAATCGACCAATTTGTTTACGATCACCAAGTATTCAGGATTAAACCCCGAGATCACCGAGCCTAACGACGGCAATAAAGGGGTTGACACCACGGTGTATCCCACTCCTCAGATCTTTATGCTGGGCCTGAATCTGAATTTCTAA
- a CDS encoding VCBS repeat-containing protein, which translates to MKRKSTVGYYLAIALRAFTLFSTFSLLTVGAANAQHPFYAFVYGDATPTYADATSSHVPQDPDLHALDATFVDVDKDGDLDVVIAVEMGANRLYLNDGKGKLTWKKEAFGTARHDSEHVLSADFNKDGYPDLVFVAEDDHAHQLFYGGPGGTFKEVTDRLPAKSEGNALAVADVNNDGLPDILIGNSGEERPGKTERASGQDFLWLNDAKRPGYFIDATITHMPKDNDDTQDIKLADLDGDGDLDMIVANETPPSRLLLNDGQGHFSDASDRLELLVPMETRMVQIVDVNSDKKPDLLFFNLTSNNHGWDKDPQVRLLLNDGNGRFTDQTKSHLPENRFSSWGGAIVDFNRDGRPDILVGAIQVPGFVPLQVRAWKNEGNGQFKDVTTEVVPSLTVGRHWGMALGDLNGDGIDDIFIGAWGTQARLLLSRSPVSSESTKSKGE; encoded by the coding sequence ATGAAACGCAAGTCAACAGTAGGGTACTATCTGGCAATAGCCCTTCGGGCATTTACTCTTTTTAGCACGTTCAGTCTACTTACAGTCGGGGCCGCCAATGCGCAGCACCCATTTTATGCCTTTGTCTATGGAGATGCCACGCCAACCTATGCAGACGCAACCTCTTCCCATGTGCCCCAGGACCCAGATCTACACGCATTAGATGCCACATTCGTCGATGTCGACAAAGACGGTGATCTGGATGTCGTCATTGCTGTTGAGATGGGAGCAAACCGGCTCTATCTGAATGATGGAAAAGGAAAACTCACCTGGAAAAAAGAGGCCTTTGGTACTGCCCGCCATGATAGTGAACATGTCTTAAGTGCCGATTTTAATAAAGATGGTTATCCTGATCTTGTATTTGTCGCCGAAGACGATCATGCTCATCAACTTTTTTACGGCGGTCCGGGCGGCACATTCAAGGAGGTGACCGACAGGCTTCCTGCCAAAAGTGAAGGCAATGCATTGGCTGTAGCCGATGTCAATAATGATGGCCTGCCAGACATTCTCATTGGTAATTCGGGTGAAGAAAGACCGGGTAAAACCGAGCGTGCTTCAGGCCAGGATTTTCTTTGGCTCAATGATGCAAAACGGCCTGGCTATTTTATTGACGCAACAATCACACACATGCCAAAAGATAATGACGACACCCAGGATATTAAACTGGCTGATCTGGATGGGGATGGTGACCTGGACATGATCGTTGCCAACGAAACGCCCCCCAGTCGTTTACTCCTAAATGATGGTCAGGGCCATTTCTCAGATGCCTCCGATCGGCTGGAGTTGCTCGTACCGATGGAAACAAGGATGGTGCAGATTGTTGATGTGAATAGCGATAAGAAACCAGATCTGTTATTTTTTAACCTCACCAGCAACAATCACGGATGGGATAAAGACCCGCAGGTTCGCTTGCTGCTTAATGATGGAAACGGTCGCTTTACCGATCAGACAAAATCTCATTTGCCAGAAAATCGATTTTCCAGTTGGGGAGGGGCTATCGTCGATTTTAATCGGGATGGTCGGCCAGATATTCTAGTAGGGGCTATTCAGGTACCGGGTTTTGTTCCGTTACAGGTACGAGCCTGGAAAAATGAGGGTAATGGCCAATTCAAGGATGTGACAACGGAAGTTGTGCCTAGCTTAACGGTCGGACGTCATTGGGGAATGGCGCTAGGGGATTTAAACGGAGACGGTATCGACGATATCTTTATCGGTGCGTGGGGTACCCAAGCTCGTCTATTGCTCAGCCGCAGTCCAGTAAGCAGCGAATCGACGAAATCTAAGGGTGAATAA